In Paenibacillus ihbetae, the following are encoded in one genomic region:
- a CDS encoding chorismate mutase, translating into MKRMPFERPTEHYDEDIYHIDEQICKLLKERKELSNHNPGYPPLEYIEKWAADYEFYPDFLKSVFAALLTEQYFKPVVKPTGFRKHIPVLKSVEQGEFFYTVTSVRQYDNASVVTFNVDWDVTNESEPSYELKHFELYVGDEYDCSMDTGRSASGHSSFNYIISPPLSDQIQGMEFIFSEFSRPFSNKPTGQKITIRVD; encoded by the coding sequence ATGAAACGAATGCCATTTGAACGTCCAACCGAGCATTACGATGAGGACATTTATCACATTGATGAACAAATTTGCAAACTGCTAAAAGAACGCAAGGAGCTCTCAAACCATAATCCAGGCTATCCGCCATTAGAATACATAGAGAAATGGGCAGCTGATTATGAGTTCTATCCGGATTTTTTAAAATCCGTGTTTGCTGCATTGTTAACCGAACAATATTTCAAGCCCGTCGTAAAGCCGACCGGATTCAGAAAGCATATTCCCGTGCTGAAATCCGTGGAACAAGGGGAATTCTTCTATACCGTGACCTCTGTACGGCAATATGACAATGCAAGCGTAGTCACCTTCAATGTGGACTGGGACGTAACAAACGAATCGGAGCCTTCATATGAACTGAAGCATTTCGAATTATATGTGGGAGATGAATACGACTGCAGCATGGATACCGGACGCAGTGCCTCTGGTCATTCATCGTTTAACTACATCATATCCCCGCCGCTTTCTGATCAAATCCAAGGGATGGAATTCATTTTCAGTGAGTTCAGCAGACCCTTCTCGAATAAACCAACTGGCCAAAAAATCACGATACGAGTAGATTAA
- a CDS encoding YitT family protein, translating to MRKNQESIIAMSAMMFGTFLMAFAYYHINFYNHLTEGGFVGLALLGKYVLDIPPALSMILMDIPVLLIAWFVKGRKFIIHTVAAASMFTLFYALMERYSTLVIDLGNNLLAAALLSGVLTGFGAGIVLRFGGATGGDDVISVLFSEWSGLKVGTVFFLMDAIVLLLSLFYMPLVETLYTILAVSIAGQIITLTVTFGTERTGKKQGPKPARSQRAAVAPKPAQHTVSGR from the coding sequence ATGAGGAAAAATCAAGAGTCGATTATCGCCATGTCGGCGATGATGTTCGGAACGTTTTTAATGGCATTTGCGTATTACCACATTAATTTTTATAATCATTTGACGGAAGGCGGATTTGTTGGCCTGGCGCTGTTGGGCAAGTATGTGCTGGATATTCCGCCTGCGCTCAGCATGATCCTGATGGATATTCCGGTATTGCTGATCGCTTGGTTTGTAAAGGGAAGAAAATTCATCATTCATACGGTTGCGGCAGCGAGCATGTTCACGCTCTTCTATGCGTTGATGGAGCGATACTCGACGCTCGTCATCGATCTTGGGAATAATCTATTGGCAGCTGCGCTGCTGTCCGGGGTGTTGACCGGCTTTGGTGCCGGCATCGTCCTCCGATTCGGCGGAGCTACGGGTGGAGATGACGTGATCTCTGTTCTGTTCAGCGAATGGAGCGGACTGAAGGTAGGAACGGTCTTTTTCCTAATGGATGCGATCGTGCTTCTCCTTTCCCTGTTTTATATGCCGCTGGTTGAAACCTTGTATACCATATTAGCCGTATCCATTGCGGGGCAAATCATCACGTTGACGGTAACCTTCGGTACGGAGAGAACCGGCAAGAAGCAAGGCCCGAAGCCAGCGCGCTCCCAGCGAGCCGCCGTTGCGCCGAAACCTGCGCAGCATACGGTAAGCGGCCGGTGA
- a CDS encoding YhgE/Pip domain-containing protein, whose product MKNIFHIYAADLRRITRNWAASVIILGLAVLPSLYAWFNILASWDPYAQTSGISIAVANLDKGTTLRDQPINLGKEIVASLKTNEKLGWRFTEGSEEAVQGVRRGDDYAAIVIPENFSARIGTVLGDEPVKAEILYYTNEKINAISPKVTAQGASGVVEEISKNFIKTANGTIFEIFNRLGIEIKNELPTINRVRDLLFRLEDSFPQLNQAVMTAEEDIKLANRLVKEANAALPRLKDIAQTGEQMAGALVEFADRAAAASASLDPALRQDLEVLEQVSGTISQAADALGQTDIDPEELKRRIQTAAERAKVGSEAAKRLGALFQRLGSISPAAASGAERLNEIAARLASAESVLTVIGEALEKGDTPPQESIDKLKKLADDIHALTGTLLTRYDSEIGPAIRGAFNKGEETAKRVQSELSHALAIVPDIQKLLKDAGAGLKLGGQEVQLAKNRLPEAEQRITNLANKIRELEAGGDIQEIIDLLQNNFELESQFFAEPVVLKENRLYPIPNYGSAMSPFFTTLSLWVGALLLVSLLTVDVHDEERSFRSVEVYFGRYLTFLTIALLQALFVTIGDLYLLKTYVSDPDWFIVFALLASAVFMLIVYTLVSVFGNVGKALAIVLLVLQLAGAGGTFPIQMTPPFFQALHPYLPFTYAISMMREAVGGILWDIVYRDLLMLLIFAVIALVIGIVLKKPINRASSGLVRKARESKLIH is encoded by the coding sequence ATGAAGAATATCTTCCATATCTATGCAGCCGATCTCAGAAGAATAACCCGAAACTGGGCCGCATCCGTCATCATTCTCGGGCTCGCTGTCCTTCCCTCGCTGTACGCTTGGTTTAACATCCTTGCCTCATGGGATCCCTATGCCCAGACCTCGGGCATTTCGATTGCCGTAGCCAATCTGGATAAAGGCACCACATTGCGCGATCAGCCGATTAATCTCGGCAAGGAAATCGTTGCATCCTTGAAAACCAACGAAAAGCTGGGATGGCGGTTCACGGAGGGCAGCGAGGAGGCGGTTCAAGGCGTGCGCCGCGGCGATGACTATGCGGCCATCGTCATTCCCGAGAATTTCTCTGCCCGCATTGGAACCGTGCTTGGGGATGAACCGGTCAAAGCCGAAATTCTGTATTATACGAACGAGAAGATCAATGCCATTTCTCCAAAAGTGACCGCACAGGGCGCGTCGGGCGTCGTGGAGGAGATTAGCAAAAACTTCATCAAAACGGCAAACGGAACCATCTTTGAAATCTTCAACCGGCTGGGCATCGAAATCAAGAACGAGCTGCCGACCATTAACAGGGTCCGCGACCTGCTGTTCCGTTTGGAGGACAGTTTCCCGCAGCTGAATCAAGCGGTCATGACGGCCGAGGAGGATATCAAGCTCGCCAATCGCCTTGTTAAAGAGGCGAATGCCGCGCTGCCCCGCCTCAAGGATATTGCGCAGACAGGAGAGCAAATGGCGGGGGCGCTGGTCGAATTTGCTGATCGCGCAGCCGCGGCCTCCGCTTCGCTTGATCCCGCGCTCCGTCAGGATCTGGAGGTGCTTGAGCAAGTATCGGGTACGATATCGCAAGCGGCAGATGCGCTCGGTCAGACCGATATCGATCCCGAAGAGCTCAAACGCCGGATCCAAACCGCTGCGGAGCGGGCAAAGGTCGGATCCGAGGCAGCCAAGCGGCTCGGCGCACTGTTCCAGCGGCTTGGCAGTATTTCGCCTGCAGCCGCCTCAGGGGCGGAACGGCTGAATGAGATCGCCGCTCGGCTTGCCTCCGCCGAATCCGTCCTTACCGTAATCGGAGAAGCGCTGGAGAAAGGCGATACGCCACCGCAGGAGTCGATCGACAAGCTCAAGAAGCTGGCCGATGACATCCACGCATTGACCGGCACTCTGCTGACGCGGTATGACAGCGAGATTGGCCCGGCGATTCGAGGTGCCTTCAACAAAGGCGAAGAAACGGCGAAACGGGTACAAAGCGAGCTCAGCCATGCACTGGCAATCGTACCGGATATCCAGAAGCTGCTAAAGGATGCCGGGGCTGGCCTGAAGCTCGGGGGTCAAGAAGTACAGCTCGCGAAAAACAGGCTACCGGAGGCGGAGCAGCGCATAACGAATCTTGCCAATAAAATACGCGAGCTGGAGGCGGGCGGGGATATCCAGGAAATTATCGATTTGCTGCAAAACAACTTCGAGCTCGAGAGCCAATTTTTTGCCGAGCCTGTGGTTTTGAAGGAGAATCGATTGTACCCGATTCCCAACTACGGCTCGGCAATGTCCCCCTTCTTCACCACCTTATCGCTGTGGGTCGGGGCGCTGCTGCTCGTCTCGCTCCTTACGGTCGACGTGCATGACGAGGAAAGGAGCTTTCGCAGCGTAGAGGTGTATTTCGGACGGTACCTGACGTTTCTTACCATCGCGCTTTTGCAGGCGTTGTTCGTCACGATTGGTGATCTGTATTTACTGAAAACCTACGTATCCGATCCGGACTGGTTCATCGTATTCGCGCTCCTGGCCAGCGCTGTATTCATGCTGATCGTCTATACGCTGGTTTCGGTGTTCGGGAATGTCGGCAAGGCGCTGGCGATCGTGCTGCTCGTTCTGCAGCTGGCCGGCGCGGGGGGCACGTTCCCCATCCAGATGACGCCGCCCTTCTTCCAGGCGCTGCACCCTTATCTGCCGTTCACCTACGCCATCAGCATGATGCGTGAAGCCGTCGGCGGCATCCTATGGGATATCGTCTACCGGGATTTGCTGATGCTGCTAATTTTCGCTGTTATTGCCCTTGTCATCGGCATCGTCCTTAAAAAGCCGATCAACCGGGCAAGCAGCGGACTGGTCCGCAAAGCCAGGGAGTCCAAATTGATACATTAA
- a CDS encoding glycosyl hydrolase family 18 protein — MSLNKKWIWAAAVTILAAAFFLWREWRSGADELPPPPSSGIRLSAWIADWQWKPGVLDLEQLGGSVKGLSMFAAYFNHRDELHFTEQYGEALPEVREAATAAGVERMLLTIVNDRFGEDGTAVQKDPDLVSRLVATDTSREKHINQIVDTVKDSGFDGVEIDYEKVHKRDLRKLTLFYGELYERLQAEGLSLRIVIEPGLKTEGLDFPEGPSYVMMAYNLYGGHSGPGPKADHRMIRNLADKLRSFPGNTSLALSVGGFDWPDGGKVASLTEKRAAELADSSSAAPQRDADSGALHFEYTDDAGVRHTVWYADGTTLAGWMATAMNAGISDIAIWRLGELVPDTLKRLREEAGS; from the coding sequence ATGAGCCTCAACAAAAAATGGATCTGGGCGGCGGCCGTCACTATTCTCGCTGCGGCGTTTTTTCTATGGCGCGAATGGAGAAGCGGCGCGGATGAACTGCCGCCACCGCCGTCATCCGGGATTCGCCTGTCTGCCTGGATCGCGGATTGGCAGTGGAAGCCCGGGGTGCTAGATCTGGAGCAGCTTGGCGGAAGCGTTAAGGGGCTCAGCATGTTCGCGGCTTATTTTAATCACAGGGATGAGCTTCATTTTACGGAACAGTACGGAGAGGCGCTGCCTGAAGTCCGAGAGGCTGCGACAGCAGCCGGTGTGGAGCGCATGCTGCTGACCATCGTTAATGACAGGTTTGGCGAGGATGGAACGGCGGTTCAGAAGGATCCGGACCTGGTGTCGAGGCTTGTGGCTACGGACACGTCCCGGGAGAAGCATATCAACCAGATCGTCGACACGGTGAAGGACTCCGGATTCGACGGGGTTGAGATTGACTACGAAAAGGTTCATAAACGTGATCTTCGCAAGCTGACTTTGTTCTATGGCGAGCTGTATGAACGCCTCCAGGCAGAGGGATTGAGCCTTCGCATTGTGATTGAGCCCGGCTTGAAGACGGAAGGACTGGATTTTCCGGAGGGTCCTTCTTATGTCATGATGGCCTATAATCTGTACGGTGGCCACAGCGGCCCGGGACCGAAGGCCGACCACCGGATGATCCGGAATTTGGCCGACAAGCTGCGCAGTTTTCCCGGGAACACCTCCTTGGCGCTGTCGGTGGGAGGCTTCGATTGGCCGGATGGCGGCAAGGTCGCCTCGTTGACCGAGAAGCGGGCGGCCGAGCTGGCGGATTCAAGCTCCGCCGCTCCCCAGAGGGATGCCGATAGCGGCGCTCTGCACTTCGAGTATACGGATGATGCGGGGGTCCGTCATACCGTTTGGTATGCGGACGGGACGACGCTTGCAGGCTGGATGGCAACGGCGATGAACGCCGGCATTTCGGATATCGCCATATGGCGTCTGGGTGAGCTCGTGCCGGATACGCTGAAGCGGTTGAGGGAGGAAGCGGGCAGTTGA
- a CDS encoding polysaccharide deacetylase family protein, with amino-acid sequence MSKKRNPALNVKRKNRRKVIKVIGQIILLAVAAVVLINAVFDLQTYQEPDKSKWRQDEGFIALSYFGVGRSGTSKLVSQDQLDAQLKALYDQGYETISQQDVIDYYEKGAPLPDKALFLSFEDGRNDSALFAQPILEKYNFKATFLSYADKMGNSERKFLQPKDMLKMTRTGYWELGTNGYRLTYINIFDEDGRYMGVKDEKDLTDKSNVEYYNHYLMDFIRDENMIPIEDRAEMEARIGADYAAMRDVYSNKLGYVPGAYMIMHANALGEGMNELVDKANTEQIRQTFKMNFSREGTAMNDKQGDLYNLTRVQPAPYWSTNHLSMKLRKDSGQDMTFVTGDDKEAARWAVEGGAAEFDGSRIIVTSPPSGEGRIRLRQDPGADMTVTANLLGNVVGRQSIYVRVDEKGDSFLRLVLENNVLRVEQKAPGQEPKELFEQTLPDVQWGEEDLRFDKASVYTKEQTLSGDRDDDEEYPINILGNRKLELTAIGDTLKISVDGQVILGGQPVDSAIRGGGVALGSMYHEQNQKDDIYDGIFENVTVSAIDPNGGKDVRYTNKPSGLEGAVWRVRRTFDTAVNWAVETF; translated from the coding sequence ATGAGTAAGAAGCGTAACCCTGCCCTCAACGTTAAGAGGAAAAATCGCAGGAAAGTCATAAAGGTCATCGGCCAAATCATACTCCTGGCGGTGGCGGCCGTCGTTTTGATCAACGCGGTCTTCGACCTTCAAACCTACCAGGAGCCGGACAAGTCAAAATGGCGTCAGGACGAAGGCTTCATCGCCTTGTCCTACTTCGGAGTCGGACGGAGCGGGACGTCCAAGCTGGTGTCGCAGGATCAGCTGGACGCCCAGCTCAAAGCACTGTATGATCAAGGCTACGAGACGATTTCGCAGCAGGACGTGATCGATTATTACGAGAAGGGCGCGCCGCTGCCGGATAAAGCCCTGTTCCTGTCGTTTGAAGACGGGCGGAACGATTCCGCGCTGTTCGCGCAGCCGATTTTGGAGAAGTACAACTTCAAAGCAACCTTCCTGTCGTATGCGGACAAAATGGGCAACAGCGAACGAAAATTCCTGCAGCCCAAGGATATGCTGAAGATGACCCGGACCGGCTATTGGGAGCTTGGGACGAACGGTTACCGCTTGACCTATATTAATATTTTTGATGAGGACGGCCGCTACATGGGCGTCAAGGACGAAAAGGATTTGACCGACAAATCGAACGTTGAATATTACAACCATTATCTGATGGACTTTATCCGCGACGAGAATATGATTCCGATCGAGGACCGAGCGGAGATGGAAGCACGGATCGGCGCCGATTATGCGGCGATGCGCGATGTGTACAGCAATAAGCTCGGTTACGTGCCGGGAGCCTATATGATCATGCATGCGAACGCCCTTGGCGAAGGGATGAATGAGCTGGTCGACAAGGCGAATACTGAGCAGATCCGGCAAACGTTCAAGATGAATTTCAGCCGCGAGGGGACGGCGATGAACGACAAGCAGGGAGATTTGTACAACCTGACGCGCGTCCAGCCTGCGCCCTACTGGTCTACCAACCATTTGAGCATGAAGCTGCGCAAGGATTCTGGGCAGGATATGACGTTTGTGACGGGCGACGATAAAGAGGCTGCCCGATGGGCAGTGGAGGGCGGAGCGGCCGAATTCGACGGCAGTCGCATCATCGTAACCTCTCCTCCGTCCGGCGAGGGACGTATTCGTCTTCGCCAGGATCCCGGCGCTGATATGACCGTAACGGCCAACCTGCTCGGCAACGTGGTCGGGCGGCAATCGATCTATGTTCGTGTGGACGAGAAGGGGGATTCGTTCCTGCGGCTCGTTCTTGAAAATAACGTGCTGCGGGTAGAGCAAAAAGCACCGGGCCAAGAGCCGAAAGAGCTGTTCGAGCAGACGCTGCCAGACGTGCAATGGGGCGAAGAGGACCTGAGGTTCGATAAAGCATCCGTATACACGAAAGAGCAGACTTTATCGGGGGATCGGGACGATGATGAAGAATATCCGATCAATATCCTTGGCAACAGGAAGCTGGAGCTGACGGCAATCGGCGATACGCTTAAGATTAGCGTTGACGGCCAGGTGATCCTTGGCGGTCAGCCGGTGGACAGCGCAATCCGGGGAGGCGGCGTCGCCCTGGGATCGATGTACCATGAGCAGAACCAAAAGGACGACATCTACGACGGGATCTTCGAGAACGTTACGGTATCTGCTATTGATCCGAATGGGGGCAAGGACGTACGGTATACGAACAAGCCCTCAGGCTTGGAAGGCGCCGTCTGGCGCGTTCGCCGCACATTCGATACAGCTGTGAATTGGGCGGTCGAAACATTCTAA